Genomic window (Takifugu rubripes chromosome 1, fTakRub1.2, whole genome shotgun sequence):
ACAGCATAATTTGGTCACTTATGGCACTTTTCATTTGAACTATTGCACGTTTGATGTTTCTCTCACTATTACCACAGCACTACCAGCGGTGTCTTCACTTCCAATACTTCACTCACCACAGGTTATTTATCTTTTCCCCCTTCACTCTCAATGTTACATTTCTTTATTGGATTCCAATTtgttactgttttttttttttttcttacctcAGACCCAGACAGTGAACtctgctctgcttctcttcACCCCAGACCCAAAGGACCGGATACGGCAGTCTGTCTGTCCAAGTGACCTAATGGTCTTTACCCCTCCATTATAATGCACGGggggtttttttcttaaatgttttGGGGATGTGTATATTTACAATTTTTGCAGTAATCTTGAAAAAAGTCAAGAAAgtgattttttgttttttgtcaaaGTGGAACATAGTATTGATTTTTATTACAGTACAGTAGTCACAATAATAAACCAGTACTTTTGATgaaaatcatcatcatctgtcTTTCTTCCATCAGCTGATGCTAATATCCCTTTTATTTTTGACAATACTGGCAGAAACCACAGCCAGTTTTGTGTATAATGAAAAGTGTATGGGGGCAGCACGGGGGTGTGATTATGTCTGCTGGTTCTGGGTTGAGTCCCTAGAGGGCCAGAGGCTTTTCTGTgcagtttgcatgttctccaagTGTCTGCGTGGGTTCTCGAGCTTCCTCcgacagtccaaagacatgcattttGGGAAAAAGGTGAATCGACAGCTGTTAAATGTGGGTTGGCGACTGATCCATGTTTTTACACGGTTTAGGCGATAAGAAGATCGATAAAAACTGAATGCACCGTAATggcgcccccttgtggacaTACGTGATCACTATGACCTATAACAATTacttttcattattattttagttACTGAATGAATTTTAGTTTtatcaaatgaaaacaaaccttTTGGACCTGATATGGCTCCACATTACATTGACTTTCATGGAAAGAAGTTGATGTCTAAGGAGTGATATCGTCATGCATGTGGGCCACATTTTTGTTCAAACGCTGGAAACAAGACATGACTGAAGAACTGATCAACTGTCCTGATCTGTCGTTGCACTTCACAGCCTTCGACCTCGTCATCTTTGGTTTTCACCCCCTGTTTATCGTGCAGATGTTCTTCAGTTGGTtctggagataaaaaaaaaaattaattagtGCTGATTTAACACATgatattaaaaattaaattgctGCTTAGTATGTTCATTCTGCAACAGAATTGCATTCAATTATGATTTATAAATACACAGGTTGACATTCAACATGTCGGCAATTAAAATCACCCAACAAATCTGCAGTCTGTGATTCACTCGCGACTTCAGTAAAGTCTTCTTGGCCGTTTGGATTCTGACCAGTGGGAAAGTCGGTCACGTCACCTGAAATCCCTGTCTGTAATTACAAAAACATAAATGCCGTCCCATAAAAATGAAGCATCATCATCTGTTAAGACAAAAATATGGAAAGAATTGGATCAATGGGCATTGGACGTAGGTCTGAGATGACCTGACCTGTTGGGTTCTTGTAGTCTGGCCGATGTCCTCACTGCTTTCTGCCTCAGGTGGATCCCCGCTGACCTCAGCCTCAGGCCTGGATAGTGGGAGTCCATCAGGACTTTCAGAAACTTGCAGAAACACCTCAGCACATCCAAACAGTACTTCCAAAAACTCTAGAAATGTGATCTATATCAAAAAATGCAACACAGATAAGGAGAGTATAGTAGGGTAACAGAGTGCGAAAGGACCAAATAACTGGTGTCGACACAcgagcacctcctcctccagacaggaagtcagattTGTGGGGTCCAGCCTCTCTGCAGTGATGATTTCCATTAATTTGGCTGTGGTCAGTTTATTATCCAGCAGTTTTAGACCCTGGAAGTGGAGGAAAAGCTGTTACATAATTCTTcatcattaaataaaaaatatattgacTTCAAGCACCTTGAACATCCACAACAGCTCGCGGCAGGTCATGGTTTGGGCACCTCTGCTGGCTATGCTTCTTTTGGAGTAGTTCTTATACATTTCCCAGCACTTCTGTAAGTTTTTTACTGCAACCACAATGTTGTCTGGCTGCTTAAACAGGAAACCTGAATCAAAAAAGCAGTTATTAGGATTTCATCACACCATAGCGTTTTCAttactgtgtgtatttgtatccTATTGTTTTCTATGTAAACTGCTGTGTTTTGCTGTGActatttaaatctaaatatagTAAAACTGAATTCCAATTACCTTTTACAGATCTAACATTAGGAAGGATGCTGTCTCTCATCAGTTTAATAAAGCAATCAGCCAAAAGGGACATTTCtggtctgtttaaaaaaaatggttacAGTTTTTTCTGTTGGTACACAAACGGTCATTAGGATGCCAAGTAAATCTGGATGAAAATGTCTTACACAGCACTGTGTTGCTAATATGGCTATGGGCTTAGAGGCACCGACTGTCATGTGCTGACTTACACCAAGTCTTTATGGTAGAGGTGGTAGGACAGGACCACAAGAAGGCTGAGGAGCTGGCGGAGAAAAATGGGCGTGAAAGGAGAGTGGATCTCTGTCACAGTCGCTTCATCTGATACACACAGGGAGGGAAAATGTCAAGCTCACTCCAAGAGTAGATACACAGGGGGTAGTAAGGGGGAGACTCACCTTCCACTCTGATTAACTGGTCAATCTGGATCAGAGTGAAGTGATGATGCATGTAACAGTCTTTGAGGAGGCGCCACAGCTGCAGACGTGTCAGCTGAAACAAGCTGTAGGGGGACTGAGCCCGGCCAAGTTGGCTGTAGAATCTATAGATAGACCTCAGCTCAGCACCATACTTCAGCACCGCAAACATCACCTGTTGGAAACAAGTGTCAGCTCAGGCCTCAGAGTTAAAACCAGGGTGAAATTTGGAAGCAGAGTCTGACCTGTTCGTACTCAGCGTCCCGCTCTGTAGCAGGGATCATGGCCAGCAGAGGCTTAATGTTCAGCGTCAGGTCTGGTGTAGACACAGGGTGGGAACACAGATCTGAAACGGTGCCCAGGCTGAGACAGTCGGGCATATTCAAATAGCTGTAGAGCTTTACCACTCAGAGGGTTGAGGTCTCTGTTTGAATTCAGGCACTGTGCCATTATTTGATCGTGCACACGGTCTCCTTCAAAAACACGCCCATCCGCACTGGTGAATTGTCCCTGTGTGACGCGGACGCTGACATTTGTAGGTGGCATTAATACTTTAAACAGTCCACTCTGCAACAACTCTACCTTTTCTTGGTTTTTATCGTGTTTCCACTCTCCAACATAGGTTGCACCACTGGCAAAGCAGATTTTTCCGTGCCCGTGTCTCTGACCCTGAACAAATTCTCCTGTGTATTGGCTGCTCAGGAAAAAATGCCCTCCTTCCCCCTGACTCGTGTTCCAGAAGTGCGTGCCTTGGCCATGCTGCCAGAAAAGAGAGATCCTGGGATTCAGGGCAAAAATGGATGGAAATCTATCGGCCAGACAATAATCTGACACGGTGGCGAGATAAAATGTGCAGAGTTCTGTAAAACCTGGACTCCATTCTGCCACATGCCCACATATTGCTGATGGAGGTTTATCCACCTCATTGTGCCTTCTCCATGTCTCAGGTTGTTCCTCCATTCACCAGAATAAAGGTTACCAGAGGGGTAGCTTTAAATAGATACGTGACACATTCATATTAGTCAAAGACAAATACAGGATGGTAAGTAACAAGGACGAGTACCTACCATCTTACCCCCCAACCTTGTTTCCTGTTCCTCACCCAGTCTCCCTTGTACCAAGAGGTCTTTTCCTGGTTATAATATGTGGTACCCTAATTTGAAAACAGACAAATTATTAAAATAGACAAGAAAAGTCTATATCTGATGTAAATTAGTGAATCATACCTTTCCGTGTCTCCCTCCAAGACTCCATTGCCCTGTGTGTACCACACCGTTCGTTAAACATGTGTAGGTTCCCATCCCATGACGTAAGCCATGACAAACCTGCCCCTCATAAGTGCTGCCATCAAGCCAGGTGTAAATGCCCTGGCCCATGGGCAAATTGCTCACAAATTCTCCCTGTTGGATCAAACGCACAGCATGTT
Coding sequences:
- the rsph10b gene encoding radial spoke head 10 homolog B isoform X2 codes for the protein MSSPDSLDEDSVEVELKEVDVRDRVEGLEIYMLICLTVQRYEGAMCAGQFHGEGVAYFEGGHMYKGLFSKGLMDGPGVFTHADGLKYEGEFVSNLPMGQGIYTWLDGSTYEGQVCHGLRHGMGTYTCLTNGVVHTGQWSLGGRHGKGTTYYNQEKTSWYKGDWVRNRKQGWGVRCYPSGNLYSGEWRNNLRHGEGTMRWINLHQQYVGMWQNGVQHGQGTHFWNTSQGEGGHFFLSSQYTGEFVQGQRHGHGKICFASGATYVGEWKHDKNQEKGQFTSADGRVFEGDRVHDQIMAQCLNSNRDLNPLSDLTLNIKPLLAMIPATERDAEYEQVMFAVLKYGAELRSIYRFYSQLGRAQSPYSLFQLTRLQLWRLLKDCYMHHHFTLIQIDQLIRVEDEATVTEIHSPFTPIFLRQLLSLLVVLSYHLYHKDLVPEMSLLADCFIKLMRDSILPNVRSVKGFLFKQPDNIVVAVKNLQKCWEMYKNYSKRSIASRGAQTMTCRELLWMFKGLKLLDNKLTTAKLMEIITAERLDPTNLTSCLEEEITFLEFLEVLFGCAEVFLQVSESPDGLPLSRPEAEVSGDPPEAESSEDIGQTTRTQQTGISGDVTDFPTGQNPNGQEDFTEVASESQTADLLEPTEEHLHDKQGVKTKDDEVEGCEVQRQIRTVDQFFSHVLFPAFEQKCGPHA
- the rsph10b gene encoding radial spoke head 10 homolog B isoform X1, with translation MSSPDSLDEDSVEVELKEVDVRDRVEGLEIYMLICLTVQRYEGAMCAGQFHGEGVAYFEGGHMYKGLFSKGLMDGPGVFTHADGLKYEGEFVSNLPMGQGIYTWLDGSTYEGQVCHGLRHGMGTYTCLTNGVVHTGQWSLGGRHGKGTTYYNQEKTSWYKGDWVRNRKQGWGVRCYPSGNLYSGEWRNNLRHGEGTMRWINLHQQYVGMWQNGVQHGQGTHFWNTSQGEGGHFFLSSQYTGEFVQGQRHGHGKICFASGATYVGEWKHDKNQEKVELLQSGLFKVLMPPTNVSVRVTQGQFTSADGRVFEGDRVHDQIMAQCLNSNRDLNPLSDLTLNIKPLLAMIPATERDAEYEQVMFAVLKYGAELRSIYRFYSQLGRAQSPYSLFQLTRLQLWRLLKDCYMHHHFTLIQIDQLIRVEDEATVTEIHSPFTPIFLRQLLSLLVVLSYHLYHKDLVPEMSLLADCFIKLMRDSILPNVRSVKGFLFKQPDNIVVAVKNLQKCWEMYKNYSKRSIASRGAQTMTCRELLWMFKGLKLLDNKLTTAKLMEIITAERLDPTNLTSCLEEEITFLEFLEVLFGCAEVFLQVSESPDGLPLSRPEAEVSGDPPEAESSEDIGQTTRTQQTGISGDVTDFPTGQNPNGQEDFTEVASESQTADLLEPTEEHLHDKQGVKTKDDEVEGCEVQRQIRTVDQFFSHVLFPAFEQKCGPHA